The proteins below come from a single Streptomyces tubercidicus genomic window:
- a CDS encoding cytochrome P450 family protein: MTDGQPISDDARLPASAPLPPTPGAACPAARSGGGAPHRLAPGGAGRAAADAVLREAGAVVPVLLPGEVPAVAVTRHAVLREVLAHPEVAKSACHFTALHDGTVPPGWPLTLFATVDGMTTADGADHRRLRGLVTKVFTARRVAALRPRIVELTAGLLDGLPGSAAADGTVELRRHFAYPLPMGVICELLGVDAALRDRLHELSNLIVGTSGTAAEVQAANVEIIAVLGQVAEARRADPGDDLTSALIAAQEEDGDRLSARELVGTLLLMIIAGHETTLNLITNAVRALCTDRAQLELVRAGRASWDDVVEETLRHDSPVAHFPFRYPVRDLELGGTLVPRGTPMLASYSAAGRDPEAYGPDADRFDVTRRPATRHLSFGHGPHYCLGAPLARLEATVALEALFTRYPALDLAVPAAELPPHPSFIGNSTEVLPVRLTG, encoded by the coding sequence ATGACCGATGGACAGCCCATCTCCGACGACGCCCGCCTCCCCGCCTCCGCGCCTCTCCCCCCGACGCCCGGTGCTGCCTGCCCCGCCGCGCGCTCCGGTGGCGGGGCGCCGCACCGGCTCGCCCCGGGTGGTGCCGGGCGCGCCGCGGCCGATGCCGTGCTGCGGGAGGCCGGAGCGGTGGTCCCCGTCCTGCTGCCCGGCGAGGTGCCCGCGGTGGCCGTCACCCGTCACGCGGTGCTGCGGGAGGTCCTCGCGCACCCCGAAGTCGCCAAGAGCGCCTGCCATTTCACGGCGCTGCACGACGGCACCGTGCCGCCCGGCTGGCCGCTCACCCTCTTCGCCACCGTCGACGGGATGACCACGGCCGACGGTGCGGACCACCGGCGGCTGCGCGGCCTGGTGACCAAGGTGTTCACCGCACGGCGGGTCGCGGCCCTGCGGCCCCGGATCGTCGAGCTGACGGCCGGGCTGCTGGACGGGCTGCCGGGCAGCGCCGCGGCCGACGGCACGGTGGAGCTGCGCCGGCACTTCGCCTATCCGCTGCCGATGGGCGTGATCTGCGAACTGCTGGGCGTGGACGCCGCGTTACGCGACCGGCTGCATGAGCTGTCGAACCTGATCGTGGGGACGAGCGGCACGGCGGCCGAGGTGCAGGCGGCCAACGTGGAGATCATCGCCGTCCTCGGGCAGGTCGCCGAGGCCCGGCGGGCCGACCCCGGTGACGATCTGACCAGTGCGCTGATCGCCGCCCAGGAGGAGGACGGCGACCGGCTGAGCGCACGCGAGCTGGTCGGCACCCTGCTGCTGATGATCATCGCCGGGCATGAGACCACGCTCAATCTGATCACCAACGCGGTGCGGGCCCTGTGCACCGACCGCGCGCAGCTGGAGCTGGTCCGGGCCGGGCGGGCGAGCTGGGACGACGTGGTCGAGGAGACGCTGCGGCACGACAGTCCGGTCGCCCACTTCCCGTTCCGCTATCCGGTCCGTGACCTGGAGCTCGGCGGCACGCTCGTACCGCGTGGCACCCCGATGCTGGCTTCCTACTCCGCGGCCGGCCGGGACCCGGAGGCGTACGGCCCCGACGCGGACCGGTTCGATGTCACCCGGCGGCCGGCCACCCGGCATCTCTCCTTCGGCCACGGGCCGCACTACTGCCTGGGCGCGCCGCTGGCCCGGCTGGAGGCGACGGTCGCCCTGGAGGCGCTCTTCACCCGCTACCCGGCGCTGGACCTCGCCGTCCCGGCCGCGGAGCTGCCACCGCACCCGAGTTTCATCGGCAACAGCACCGAGGTGCTGCCGGTCCGGCTCACCGGCTGA
- the rocD gene encoding ornithine--oxo-acid transaminase, whose translation MTSTERSIAAAEAHSAHNYHPLPVVVATAEGAWVTDIEGRRYLDMLAGYSALNFGHGNRRLLDAAKAQLERVTLTSRAFHHDRFADFCTQLAELCGMELVLPMNTGAEAVETAVKTARKWGYKIKGVPDGRAKIIVADNNFHGRTTTIVSFSTDPEARADFGPYTPGFEIVPYGDLAALEAAVDADTVAVLLEPIQGEAGVLVPPPGYLAGVRELTRRRNVLFIADEIQSGLGRTGRTFACEHEDVVPDMYVLGKALGGGVVPVSAVVSSREVLGVFAPGEHGSTFGGNPLACAVALEVIAMLRTGEFQQQAVELGEHLHSELGLLVGGGTVDAVRGRGLWAGVDINPSRGTGREISEQLMARGVLVKDTHGSTIRLAPPLVISKEDLDWGLDQLRGVLEG comes from the coding sequence GTGACGTCCACGGAACGCAGCATCGCCGCCGCCGAAGCCCACAGCGCGCACAACTACCATCCGCTGCCCGTCGTCGTGGCCACGGCCGAGGGCGCCTGGGTGACGGACATCGAGGGCCGCCGCTACCTGGACATGCTCGCCGGGTACTCCGCCCTGAACTTCGGGCACGGCAACCGTCGGCTGCTCGACGCGGCCAAGGCCCAGCTGGAGCGGGTCACGCTCACCTCGCGCGCCTTCCACCACGACCGGTTCGCCGACTTCTGCACCCAGCTCGCGGAGCTGTGCGGGATGGAGCTGGTGCTCCCGATGAACACCGGCGCCGAGGCGGTCGAGACGGCGGTGAAGACGGCCCGCAAGTGGGGCTACAAGATCAAGGGCGTCCCGGACGGACGGGCGAAGATCATCGTCGCGGACAACAACTTCCACGGCCGGACGACCACCATCGTCTCCTTCTCCACCGACCCCGAGGCCCGCGCCGACTTCGGCCCCTACACCCCCGGCTTCGAGATCGTCCCGTACGGCGACCTGGCCGCGCTGGAGGCCGCCGTCGACGCCGACACCGTCGCCGTCCTCCTGGAGCCGATCCAGGGCGAGGCGGGCGTGCTGGTGCCGCCGCCGGGCTATCTGGCGGGCGTACGGGAGCTGACCCGCCGCCGGAACGTGCTGTTCATCGCCGACGAGATCCAGTCCGGGCTGGGCCGCACCGGCCGGACCTTCGCCTGCGAGCACGAGGACGTGGTCCCCGACATGTACGTGCTCGGCAAGGCACTGGGCGGCGGTGTGGTGCCGGTCTCGGCGGTGGTGTCGTCCCGCGAGGTGCTGGGCGTCTTCGCGCCGGGCGAGCACGGCTCGACATTCGGCGGCAACCCGCTCGCCTGCGCGGTGGCCCTGGAGGTCATCGCGATGCTGCGGACCGGCGAATTCCAGCAACAGGCCGTGGAACTGGGCGAACACCTGCACAGCGAGCTGGGCCTGCTGGTGGGCGGCGGCACGGTGGACGCGGTACGCGGCCGCGGCCTGTGGGCCGGCGTGGACATCAACCCGTCGCGCGGCACGGGCCGGGAGATCTCCGAGCAGCTGATGGCACGCGGGGTGCTGGTCAAGGACACCCATGGCTCGACGATCCGGCTCGCGCCACCGCTGGTCATCAGCAAGGAGGACCTGGACTGGGGGCTCGACCAGCTGCGCGGCGTGTTGGAGGGGTAG
- a CDS encoding tetratricopeptide repeat protein → MGTREPNRHLERLYRQTGWTLRQFVQAVNRIGTERGTPLKYREPSAHQWCQGHLPKEQVRPLIVEALARKLGRPVTHAEAGFPAPVTGSDVAPGTVEGLIDLGRGDMDPSRRSVLGIGLFSVALTVPNWPDVVGRMEAVQTGPTPRIGMPEVDTVIAMTERISELDDQFGGRHARPMAAAFLVNTVAPYLRAEAPESVRKAMMSAASDLCYLTGYMAVDEGVEGLGQKYYLKALELAGASEDHLTYCTTLRGMSVQAVDLGQGREAMRLADAAAAASPQAGPRMLAFLAGQQAHAAAQTGDRHKALAHLKEAEISMEKAEARAKAFGSYDPSALHYHISHVRHELGDLPGAVAAMRESDRLCYDIYRRSRVKERATLAEFQLEVGHLEAACATWHEALDEYPLVQSGRVDRRIGKMFKRIRPHLKNHAARELHERARLVTPASLQARPGHA, encoded by the coding sequence GTGGGCACTCGGGAACCGAACCGGCATCTGGAACGGCTCTACCGGCAGACCGGCTGGACGCTGCGGCAGTTCGTCCAGGCCGTGAACCGCATCGGCACCGAGCGAGGAACCCCGCTCAAGTACCGCGAGCCGTCCGCCCATCAGTGGTGTCAGGGGCACCTGCCGAAAGAGCAGGTCAGACCGCTGATCGTGGAGGCCCTGGCGCGGAAGCTGGGACGTCCGGTCACGCATGCCGAGGCAGGATTCCCGGCGCCGGTCACTGGCTCCGATGTCGCTCCGGGCACGGTTGAAGGGCTGATCGATCTCGGTAGGGGAGATATGGACCCCTCGCGTCGCAGCGTTCTCGGTATAGGGCTCTTTTCCGTTGCGCTGACGGTTCCCAATTGGCCGGATGTGGTGGGGCGGATGGAAGCCGTTCAAACCGGCCCAACTCCGCGCATTGGCATGCCGGAAGTTGACACGGTCATCGCCATGACCGAACGGATCTCAGAACTCGACGACCAATTCGGCGGACGCCACGCCCGCCCCATGGCTGCGGCATTTCTCGTCAATACGGTGGCTCCATATCTACGGGCTGAGGCGCCGGAATCGGTACGCAAGGCAATGATGTCGGCAGCCTCGGACCTCTGCTATCTCACCGGCTACATGGCTGTGGATGAGGGGGTGGAGGGACTGGGGCAGAAGTATTACCTGAAGGCATTGGAACTGGCCGGCGCCTCTGAGGACCACCTCACGTACTGCACGACACTGCGGGGCATGAGTGTGCAGGCAGTTGACCTGGGGCAGGGCCGTGAAGCCATGAGGCTGGCCGATGCTGCTGCCGCCGCCTCTCCGCAAGCGGGCCCGCGTATGCTCGCCTTCCTTGCGGGCCAGCAGGCACATGCCGCTGCGCAAACCGGAGACCGCCACAAGGCCCTGGCGCACCTCAAAGAGGCCGAAATCTCCATGGAAAAGGCTGAGGCGCGAGCGAAAGCCTTTGGATCCTATGACCCCTCAGCTCTCCACTACCACATCAGCCATGTTCGCCACGAGTTGGGAGACCTTCCCGGAGCCGTTGCGGCGATGCGGGAATCGGACAGGCTGTGTTACGACATCTACCGCCGGTCCCGGGTGAAGGAACGGGCCACCCTCGCCGAATTCCAACTTGAGGTGGGGCATCTGGAAGCAGCTTGTGCGACCTGGCATGAAGCGCTGGACGAATACCCTCTGGTGCAAAGCGGGCGGGTCGACCGGCGCATCGGGAAGATGTTCAAGCGCATCCGCCCCCACCTCAAGAACCACGCCGCCCGGGAACTCCACGAACGGGCCCGGCTCGTCACCCCGGCCTCCCTCCAGGCCCGGCCAGGCCACGCCTAG
- a CDS encoding helix-turn-helix domain-containing protein yields the protein MSPSSPSSSIQQAREALGKRLREIRQDSGLTARAVAAAAGWHESKSSRLENGRTLPSDEDIRTWTRICDAEGQAADLIATARGIDGMYVEWRRLESAGLKHAQESVLPLFEQTHWFRFYQSWVIPGLLQTQDYTRAILNTVASVRDTPGDTDEAVAARMERQRVLYTGGRRFAFLMEEWVLRTVIGDSGTMVSQLSHLIGMAATPSLSLGVIPMGVVRGNAWPCESFSLYDEKQASCELVSASLTAKRPSEIAEYAKTFTELAGIAVYGAAARKLVTSAIDALG from the coding sequence GTGTCCCCGTCGTCGCCGTCGTCCAGCATCCAGCAGGCCAGGGAAGCGCTGGGGAAGCGCCTCCGCGAGATCCGCCAGGACTCCGGTCTGACCGCCCGCGCTGTGGCGGCGGCGGCAGGGTGGCATGAGTCGAAGAGTTCCCGGCTTGAGAACGGCCGAACTCTGCCCTCCGATGAGGACATTCGTACCTGGACCCGGATCTGTGACGCCGAGGGCCAAGCTGCGGACCTCATCGCGACCGCCCGTGGCATCGACGGCATGTATGTGGAGTGGCGGCGACTGGAAAGCGCCGGCCTGAAGCATGCCCAGGAGTCCGTGCTGCCGCTCTTTGAGCAAACCCATTGGTTCCGCTTCTATCAGTCGTGGGTCATTCCAGGGCTGCTCCAGACCCAGGACTACACACGCGCCATCCTTAACACGGTTGCCTCCGTCAGGGACACTCCTGGCGACACTGACGAGGCTGTCGCAGCACGGATGGAGCGCCAGCGTGTCTTGTACACGGGAGGACGCCGGTTCGCCTTCCTGATGGAGGAATGGGTTCTTCGCACGGTCATCGGAGATTCCGGCACGATGGTCAGCCAATTGAGCCACCTGATCGGAATGGCGGCCACGCCCTCCTTGAGCCTTGGTGTGATCCCCATGGGGGTCGTGCGTGGCAATGCGTGGCCGTGCGAGTCCTTCTCTCTGTACGACGAGAAACAGGCATCCTGTGAGCTCGTGTCCGCCAGCCTCACCGCGAAGCGACCGAGCGAAATCGCCGAGTACGCCAAGACGTTCACCGAACTCGCAGGCATCGCTGTCTACGGGGCGGCAGCCAGGAAGCTCGTTACTTCGGCAATTGACGCGCTCGGGTGA
- a CDS encoding DUF6879 family protein has protein sequence MAAELTFSELFRQAKRSAVHLEMRDGYMRSDPRFVSWRQAPQSVPAENDPASRPWLALMQEITTRGVEVRRARIFSEPMSDYLRFEHHLTPSNVEAGEQVRWLPRRKVSDLALPGNDFWLFDDSLVVFLHFTGDGELSPEGDEERTTEPAIVQLCSTSFEAVWERAVPHEVYRPV, from the coding sequence ATGGCGGCCGAGCTGACGTTTAGCGAGCTGTTCAGGCAGGCCAAGCGTTCCGCCGTTCACCTGGAGATGAGGGACGGCTACATGCGATCCGACCCGCGCTTCGTCTCCTGGCGGCAGGCCCCGCAAAGCGTTCCTGCCGAGAACGACCCGGCCTCGCGCCCCTGGCTCGCCCTGATGCAAGAGATCACCACGCGCGGTGTGGAGGTCCGACGTGCTCGGATCTTCTCCGAGCCCATGAGTGACTACCTCCGCTTTGAGCACCACCTCACGCCCAGCAACGTGGAGGCCGGCGAGCAGGTGCGCTGGCTGCCACGTCGCAAGGTGTCGGACCTGGCGCTCCCAGGCAATGACTTCTGGCTGTTCGATGACAGCCTGGTCGTCTTCCTGCACTTCACCGGGGATGGCGAGCTGTCACCCGAGGGAGACGAGGAGCGGACGACGGAACCAGCCATCGTGCAGCTCTGCTCGACGTCTTTCGAGGCGGTCTGGGAACGCGCAGTCCCGCACGAGGTTTACCGGCCGGTCTGA
- a CDS encoding DUF6879 family protein — protein sequence MRWLPRRRASSLLLPGNDCWVFDRSSVLCNHFNGDGEMTGEELVTDAGVVHACVSAFEAIWERATPHEEYRPV from the coding sequence GTGCGCTGGCTCCCCCGTCGGCGAGCCTCCTCGTTGCTGTTGCCGGGCAACGACTGCTGGGTCTTCGACCGTTCGTCGGTGCTGTGCAATCACTTCAACGGTGATGGGGAGATGACCGGTGAAGAGCTGGTGACCGACGCCGGTGTGGTCCACGCATGCGTATCCGCGTTTGAAGCGATCTGGGAACGGGCGACTCCCCACGAGGAGTACCGGCCGGTTTGA
- a CDS encoding glutathionylspermidine synthase family protein, producing MERHTIEPRPGWQQTVEAQGLIYPLTRYPDDSLRPYWDESAYYSFTLSEVEALEEVVEELHGMCLAAAAHIVEQDRFADLGIDDPRLAGLIAESWRRRDEIPSLYGRFDLHYDGSGPAKMLEYNADTPTSLVEAASPQWFWMEERFPGADQWNSLHERLVAAWKRQAPLLPPGAPLHFAHSSGDELGEDLMTVAYLEETAQQAGLETVAISMEDIGWDRLSGRFVDQRLRFMRACFKLYPWEWLASDDFGPYVLDTLDNGGGTGSTLWIEPSWKMLLSNKALLAILWELNPGHPNLLPAYLDGPRELAQTRGYAAKPLLGREGAGVTLHEPGAEPVLRAPGDPCCYQELAPLPDFDGNRVVLGAWVVEDESAGLGIRESAGPVTDEYARFLPHVILS from the coding sequence ATGGAACGCCACACCATCGAGCCGCGCCCCGGCTGGCAGCAGACCGTCGAGGCGCAGGGCCTGATCTACCCGCTGACCCGTTACCCGGACGATTCGCTGCGCCCGTACTGGGACGAGAGCGCGTACTACTCCTTCACGCTCTCCGAGGTCGAGGCCCTGGAGGAGGTCGTCGAGGAGCTGCACGGCATGTGCCTGGCTGCGGCCGCGCACATCGTCGAACAGGACCGCTTCGCCGACCTCGGCATCGACGACCCGCGACTGGCCGGGCTGATCGCCGAATCCTGGCGCCGCCGTGACGAAATCCCCTCCCTCTACGGGCGGTTCGACCTGCACTACGACGGCAGCGGCCCGGCCAAGATGCTGGAGTACAACGCCGACACCCCGACCTCGCTGGTCGAGGCCGCCAGCCCGCAGTGGTTCTGGATGGAGGAGCGCTTTCCCGGCGCCGACCAGTGGAACTCGCTGCACGAGCGGCTGGTGGCGGCCTGGAAGCGGCAGGCCCCGCTGCTGCCGCCCGGTGCCCCGCTGCACTTCGCGCACTCGTCGGGCGACGAACTCGGCGAGGATCTGATGACCGTCGCCTATCTGGAGGAGACGGCGCAGCAGGCGGGCCTGGAGACGGTCGCCATCTCGATGGAGGACATCGGCTGGGACCGGCTGTCGGGCCGCTTCGTCGACCAGCGGCTGCGTTTCATGCGGGCCTGCTTCAAGCTCTACCCGTGGGAGTGGCTGGCCAGCGACGACTTCGGCCCCTACGTCCTGGACACCCTGGACAACGGCGGCGGCACCGGCTCCACCCTCTGGATCGAACCGTCCTGGAAGATGCTGCTCTCCAACAAGGCGCTGCTGGCGATCCTGTGGGAGCTCAACCCCGGCCACCCGAATCTGCTGCCCGCCTACCTGGACGGGCCGCGCGAGCTGGCGCAGACCCGCGGCTACGCCGCCAAGCCGCTGCTCGGCCGGGAGGGCGCCGGGGTCACGCTCCACGAGCCGGGCGCCGAGCCGGTACTGCGGGCGCCCGGCGACCCCTGCTGCTACCAGGAGCTGGCGCCCCTGCCGGACTTCGACGGCAACCGGGTGGTCCTCGGCGCCTGGGTCGTCGAGGACGAGTCGGCCGGCCTCGGCATCCGCGAGTCGGCGGGCCCGGTCACCGATGAGTACGCGCGGTTCCTGCCCCATGTGATCCTGAGCTAG
- the glyA gene encoding serine hydroxymethyltransferase codes for MPQSGTPQPVTPQPLSQPVPHPALSAADPELAALVGAEEQLQSDTLRLIPSENYVSAAVLEATGTVLQNKYSEGYAGRRYYEGQQNIDRVETLAVERAKAVFGVEHANVQPYSGSPANLAAYLAFAEPGDTVLGMALPMGGHLTHGWGVSATGKWFRGVQYGVRPDTALIDFDEVRDLARKERPKIIFCGGTAVPRTIDFAAFGEIAREVDAVLVADIAHIAGLIAGGAHPSPVPHADVISTTTHKTLRGPRGAMLMSRASHAKAVDKAVFPGLQGGPHNHTTAAIAVALREAAAPSFRDYAHAVVANAKALAEALLARGYDLVSGGTDNHLVLIDLTSKDVPGKVAAKALDRAGIVVNYNTVPFDPRKPFDPSGIRIGTPSLTSRGLGTDRMPLVAEWIDRSVQAAAKGDEEALTVIRTEVAELMAAYPAPGLPTA; via the coding sequence ATGCCGCAGTCCGGCACGCCCCAGCCCGTCACGCCCCAGCCCCTTTCGCAGCCCGTTCCGCATCCCGCGCTGAGCGCCGCCGACCCCGAACTGGCCGCGCTGGTCGGCGCCGAGGAGCAGCTCCAGTCCGACACGCTGCGGCTGATCCCCAGCGAGAACTACGTCTCCGCCGCCGTGCTGGAAGCCACCGGCACCGTCCTGCAGAACAAGTACAGCGAGGGGTACGCGGGCCGTCGCTACTACGAAGGCCAGCAGAACATCGACCGCGTCGAGACCCTGGCCGTCGAGCGTGCCAAGGCCGTCTTCGGCGTGGAACACGCCAACGTCCAGCCGTACTCCGGCTCGCCCGCCAACCTCGCCGCCTACCTCGCCTTCGCCGAGCCCGGCGACACCGTGCTCGGCATGGCGCTGCCGATGGGCGGCCACCTCACGCACGGCTGGGGCGTCTCGGCGACCGGTAAGTGGTTCCGCGGTGTGCAGTACGGGGTACGCCCCGACACCGCGCTCATCGACTTCGACGAGGTGCGCGACCTCGCCCGCAAGGAACGCCCGAAGATCATCTTCTGTGGCGGTACGGCCGTCCCGCGCACCATCGACTTCGCCGCCTTCGGCGAGATCGCACGGGAGGTCGACGCCGTACTCGTCGCGGACATCGCGCACATCGCCGGCCTGATCGCGGGCGGCGCCCACCCGTCGCCCGTACCGCACGCGGACGTCATCTCCACCACCACCCACAAGACCCTGCGCGGCCCGCGCGGCGCGATGCTGATGTCCCGGGCGAGCCACGCCAAGGCCGTCGACAAGGCCGTCTTCCCCGGCCTCCAGGGCGGCCCGCACAACCACACCACCGCCGCCATCGCGGTCGCGCTGCGCGAGGCGGCCGCCCCGTCCTTCCGCGACTACGCGCACGCCGTCGTCGCCAACGCCAAGGCGCTCGCCGAGGCGCTGCTGGCCCGCGGCTACGACCTGGTCTCCGGCGGCACCGACAACCACCTGGTGCTGATCGACCTCACCTCGAAGGACGTCCCGGGCAAGGTCGCCGCGAAGGCGCTGGACCGGGCCGGCATCGTCGTCAACTACAACACCGTCCCCTTCGACCCCCGCAAGCCCTTCGACCCCTCCGGCATCCGCATCGGCACCCCGTCCCTCACCTCCCGCGGGCTGGGTACGGACCGGATGCCGCTGGTCGCCGAGTGGATCGACCGCAGCGTCCAGGCCGCGGCGAAGGGCGACGAGGAGGCGCTGACGGTGATCCGCACGGAGGTGGCCGAGCTGATGGCGGCCTACCCGGCGCCGGGGCTGCCGACGGCCTGA